One stretch of Siphonobacter curvatus DNA includes these proteins:
- a CDS encoding RNA polymerase sigma factor, with translation MNDLTLQSDLLTLLFHQEYTKMTATICRHFSIRSIEIAEDIVSDTFLKASEYWAISGVPDNPTAWLYTVAINKSKDYIKRLLIFEKLIVDKNQQEDQVIDSILELDGQLLENSELQMIFAICDSVNSQENQITLALQVICGFSVEEIANAFFSKTETIKKRLFRAKNTLRNSHFKIKPLTEGEITSRIDCVLKTLYILFNEGYYSKTSDQLIRKKLCSEAIRLVLALVDNISTSTKNARALLALMCFQSSRLDARTDNYGEIILFEDQDRNLWDLSLIERGQYYLASACTGNEVSTYHIEAAISYWHSTSTGTLKWEPILRLYDQLVLLKYSSVIALNRIFALSKVYGNDKAIREVEKLSFLENSYYHLLLGYLYTESHVSLAVKHYRKAIALTKSKRERSTLNKLINHIALDS, from the coding sequence TTGAACGACTTAACCTTACAATCGGATCTTTTAACGCTTTTATTCCATCAGGAATATACTAAAATGACGGCAACCATATGCCGTCATTTTAGTATTCGGTCTATTGAGATAGCGGAAGATATTGTTAGTGATACTTTTCTGAAAGCTTCTGAATACTGGGCCATTAGTGGAGTGCCGGATAATCCTACCGCCTGGCTTTATACTGTAGCAATCAATAAATCAAAAGATTATATAAAACGACTTTTGATTTTTGAAAAATTAATTGTTGATAAAAATCAGCAAGAAGATCAGGTAATAGATTCAATTCTTGAATTGGATGGTCAACTGTTGGAAAACAGCGAATTACAAATGATTTTTGCCATTTGTGATTCCGTAAACTCTCAAGAGAATCAAATAACCTTAGCCCTTCAAGTCATATGTGGCTTTAGCGTAGAAGAAATTGCGAATGCTTTTTTTAGTAAAACGGAAACAATAAAGAAGCGTTTATTTAGAGCGAAGAATACGTTAAGGAATAGTCATTTTAAAATCAAACCGTTAACTGAAGGAGAAATCACTTCTCGAATAGATTGCGTACTTAAAACACTGTATATATTATTTAATGAGGGTTACTATTCTAAAACTAGTGATCAGCTTATACGTAAAAAACTGTGTTCTGAAGCCATCAGGCTGGTATTGGCATTAGTTGATAATATATCTACCAGTACGAAAAATGCTAGGGCATTGCTTGCATTGATGTGCTTTCAAAGCTCACGGCTCGATGCAAGGACCGATAACTACGGGGAAATTATTTTATTCGAAGATCAAGATAGAAATCTGTGGGATTTATCATTAATTGAAAGAGGTCAATACTATTTAGCAAGTGCTTGTACCGGGAATGAAGTCTCAACATACCATATAGAAGCAGCTATTTCTTATTGGCACAGTACCTCAACAGGAACCCTTAAATGGGAACCGATTCTGCGGTTATATGATCAACTTGTATTGTTAAAATACTCGTCTGTTATAGCTTTGAATAGAATATTTGCTTTGTCTAAAGTCTATGGAAATGATAAAGCTATTCGTGAAGTTGAAAAATTAAGTTTTTTAGAAAATAGTTATTATCATCTATTACTGGGATACTTGTATACGGAAAGCCACGTTTCTCTAGCTGTCAAACATTACAGGAAGGCTATTGCCTTAACTAAATCAAAAAGGGAGAGAAGTACATTAAATAAACTAATCAATCATATCGCGTTAGATAGTTAG
- a CDS encoding molybdopterin cofactor-binding domain-containing protein — MKTSNINRRNFLKTSGSAGALLALGFSIPAQSEDVVLHKIPQTTLGLEFSPYILIDDTGKITLLNPRPDMGQGTYQSLPALIAEELEVSLDQIHISQTNGQGKYGSQLSGGSSSVRTRWMPLRKAGAAVKEMLVQAAANKWQVPVSECYAQEAKVYHKPSGKSFTYAELVGDASQLPVPKDPKLKDPKDFKLLGKNIPKPDVPLKVTGQAQFGIDVDVPGMLYASIERCPAIHGNVASFDTTATMKVPGVKKVLKAERAMPHTTVETVAVLATNYWAAVQGRKKLKVKWAPVNEATLSTEKFSAQMHELAQKDGSDFEGNTGNFAKAYSEAAKKVQATYETPFAAHAAMEPVNATAWFKGDSVEIWAPVQGPDGTIGEVAQYLGLKPEQVKVNVTFLGGAFGRKAYLDFVKEAVFLSKQVNAPVKLIWTREDDMSQGPYRPAMLSVLEGGIDEKGNVTAFHHKIIAESIQKQVFKADLKGKADGWAEEGIGSKDSPLQIPNIRRSYHNASTDLPILWWRSVYASTNVFGHESFVDELAHAAGKDPLDLRLELLKDSPRFVKVLETAAEKSGYREKLPAGKARGLAIARSFSTICAHVFTVAKTADGVKIEKVVSVIDCGMTVNPDNIKAQTESNIIYGLTAAIKSPITFANGAVEQTNFHNYPVLRINETPVMEVHIIDNQEAPGGVGEPGLPPVAPALANALFNLTGKRQRKYPLELV, encoded by the coding sequence ATGAAAACATCCAACATCAATCGCCGGAATTTCCTCAAAACGAGTGGCTCCGCCGGAGCTTTGCTCGCCCTAGGTTTTTCGATTCCGGCTCAGTCGGAAGACGTCGTTCTTCATAAAATTCCCCAGACTACGCTCGGTCTGGAATTCAGCCCTTATATCCTCATTGACGATACGGGGAAAATTACCTTACTCAACCCCCGTCCCGACATGGGACAGGGTACGTACCAGTCGTTGCCCGCTTTGATTGCGGAAGAACTGGAAGTATCTCTTGATCAGATTCACATTAGCCAGACCAACGGTCAGGGAAAATACGGCTCCCAACTTTCGGGGGGTAGTTCTTCAGTTCGTACCCGCTGGATGCCCCTGCGGAAAGCCGGTGCGGCCGTAAAGGAAATGCTCGTACAGGCCGCAGCTAACAAGTGGCAGGTACCCGTTAGCGAGTGTTATGCCCAGGAAGCGAAGGTTTATCACAAGCCTTCGGGAAAATCCTTTACCTACGCTGAACTCGTGGGTGATGCTTCCCAACTGCCCGTACCAAAAGACCCCAAACTGAAAGACCCCAAGGATTTCAAGTTACTTGGCAAGAACATTCCCAAGCCCGACGTACCACTGAAAGTAACGGGTCAGGCCCAGTTTGGTATCGACGTAGACGTACCCGGCATGTTGTACGCCAGCATCGAACGCTGCCCGGCCATTCATGGCAATGTGGCTTCATTTGATACCACGGCGACGATGAAAGTACCGGGCGTGAAAAAGGTACTGAAAGCCGAACGGGCGATGCCCCATACCACCGTCGAAACCGTAGCGGTACTGGCCACGAACTACTGGGCAGCGGTACAGGGACGGAAAAAACTGAAGGTAAAGTGGGCACCAGTAAACGAAGCGACTTTATCGACGGAAAAGTTCTCGGCTCAGATGCACGAGCTGGCCCAAAAAGACGGCAGCGATTTCGAAGGAAATACGGGCAACTTTGCCAAAGCCTACAGCGAAGCAGCCAAGAAGGTTCAGGCCACTTATGAAACACCCTTTGCTGCACACGCTGCGATGGAACCCGTCAACGCAACGGCCTGGTTTAAGGGTGATTCAGTGGAAATCTGGGCTCCCGTACAAGGCCCCGACGGTACCATTGGCGAGGTAGCTCAGTACCTGGGCCTCAAACCCGAACAGGTGAAAGTCAACGTGACGTTTCTGGGCGGAGCTTTTGGCCGGAAAGCGTATCTGGACTTCGTGAAAGAAGCCGTGTTTTTATCCAAACAGGTCAACGCTCCTGTGAAGCTCATCTGGACGCGGGAAGATGATATGAGTCAGGGCCCGTACCGACCCGCCATGTTGAGTGTACTGGAAGGTGGTATCGACGAGAAAGGCAACGTGACGGCTTTTCACCATAAAATCATTGCGGAATCAATCCAGAAACAGGTATTCAAAGCCGACTTGAAGGGCAAGGCCGACGGCTGGGCTGAAGAAGGCATTGGCTCAAAGGACAGTCCGCTTCAAATTCCGAATATTCGGCGTAGCTACCACAATGCGAGTACCGACCTGCCCATTCTCTGGTGGCGTTCGGTGTATGCCTCGACGAACGTATTTGGGCACGAATCCTTCGTGGACGAGCTGGCTCACGCGGCGGGCAAAGATCCGCTGGATCTGCGACTGGAGTTACTGAAAGATTCCCCCCGTTTTGTGAAAGTACTGGAAACGGCGGCGGAAAAATCTGGTTACCGGGAAAAGCTGCCCGCCGGAAAAGCTCGCGGACTAGCCATTGCCCGTTCGTTTAGTACGATCTGTGCTCACGTGTTTACAGTAGCGAAAACGGCGGATGGCGTGAAGATCGAAAAAGTAGTGTCGGTGATTGACTGCGGCATGACCGTAAACCCCGATAACATCAAAGCCCAGACCGAAAGTAACATCATTTACGGTCTGACGGCGGCGATCAAAAGTCCGATTACCTTCGCCAACGGAGCTGTGGAACAAACGAACTTCCATAATTATCCGGTGCTACGCATCAACGAAACGCCGGTCATGGAAGTCCACATCATCGACAATCAGGAAGCTCCCGGTGGCGTGGGCGAACCGGGTTTACCGCCCGTCGCTCCAGCCTTGGCCAACGCCCTGTTTAATCTGACGGGGAAACGGCAACGGAAGTATCCGCTGGAATTGGTGTAA
- a CDS encoding (2Fe-2S)-binding protein, with product MAQTKLTVNGKAYTIDVDPEMPLLWAIRDVVGLKGTKFGCGMAQCGACTVHLNGSPIRSCSTPVSVVKGQKITTIEGIGTPDHLHAVQQAWIDEQVTQCGYCQSGQIMSAVALLKEKPKPTDEDIDLYMQGNICRCGTYQRVRKAIHRAADSIQEAKPAAAKKTASLDR from the coding sequence ATGGCACAAACGAAACTGACCGTCAACGGCAAAGCCTATACGATTGACGTAGATCCTGAAATGCCCCTGCTCTGGGCCATCCGGGATGTAGTGGGTCTGAAAGGTACCAAATTTGGTTGCGGTATGGCTCAGTGCGGAGCCTGTACGGTTCACCTTAATGGTTCACCCATTCGCTCCTGCTCCACCCCCGTATCGGTCGTAAAAGGACAGAAAATTACGACCATCGAAGGCATCGGTACACCCGACCATCTGCACGCCGTACAACAAGCCTGGATCGACGAACAGGTGACGCAGTGCGGTTACTGCCAGTCGGGGCAAATCATGAGTGCGGTAGCCCTGCTGAAAGAAAAACCCAAGCCGACTGACGAAGACATTGACCTGTACATGCAGGGAAACATTTGCCGCTGCGGAACCTACCAGCGGGTTCGGAAAGCGATTCACCGGGCGGCGGATTCCATCCAGGAAGCCAAGCCCGCCGCTGCGAAAAAGACGGCAAGTCTGGATCGTTAA
- a CDS encoding M13 family metallopeptidase → MKKYNALLLGLVALSTAAFVGKPSDDPKRKGLDLSGMDLSVSPREDFFLYANGAWLKNTEIPASETGWGSFNILRDENNRHIHEILEVAAKSKAKKGSIEQRVGDFYASGMDTVAIEKRGYEPIKPILAEIDRIKDYKSLLAYSAAHPLEGGGTFLGIGVGADAKNPDAYIVSMRQTGTGLPEKDYYTKDDAATQKVREAYKKYISTLFTLTGTEAAKAQKLAEDILALETKIAASHLGRIEMRNPIAQYNKFATKDFAAKVPNLDLNALLTTLRMKTDTVIVGQPKYYEYLNTMLPNENIETLKAKMKFSVISGASANLSSPFVNANFEYVGKTLNGQKVQQDRWKRLSSQTDGMLGDLLGQLYVAKYFKPESKRRMDELVANLQKVFETRIKGLEWMTEETKQEALKKLHSFTPKIGYPTKWKNYDGVVVKRDDYFGNLKALSKWRYDEMINRLGKPVDKTEWGMTPPTVNAYYSPVRNEIAFPAGILQWPFFDPNADDAFNYGAIGAVIGHEMTHGFDDQGRQYNYMGMLKNWWKKEDADQFKQRAQLVIDQFDGYTVLDNLHVKGQLTLGENLADLGGLSVSYAAFKTYTKQGKSNEKIDGFTPDQRFFLAFAQIWRTKTRDEALRLRVNTDPHSPGEFRTNGPLSNFEPFYEAFGVKPGDKMYRPDDIRAKIW, encoded by the coding sequence ATGAAAAAATACAATGCTTTGCTCCTAGGGCTGGTGGCTTTGAGTACAGCCGCTTTCGTAGGCAAACCCAGTGACGATCCCAAACGAAAAGGCCTGGACTTGTCAGGCATGGACTTGTCGGTGAGTCCCCGCGAAGATTTCTTCCTGTACGCAAACGGAGCCTGGCTGAAGAATACGGAAATTCCAGCTTCGGAGACGGGTTGGGGTTCATTTAATATTCTACGGGATGAAAACAACCGTCACATTCACGAAATTCTCGAAGTGGCGGCGAAAAGCAAGGCCAAGAAAGGCAGTATCGAGCAACGCGTCGGCGATTTTTACGCGTCTGGCATGGATACGGTAGCCATCGAAAAACGCGGTTACGAACCCATCAAGCCCATTCTGGCCGAGATTGACCGGATCAAGGATTACAAATCACTGCTGGCGTACTCGGCGGCTCACCCGCTGGAAGGGGGCGGAACATTCCTGGGGATTGGCGTAGGAGCGGATGCGAAAAACCCCGATGCGTACATTGTCAGTATGCGGCAAACGGGTACCGGACTTCCCGAAAAAGATTACTATACGAAGGACGATGCTGCGACTCAGAAAGTCCGAGAGGCTTACAAAAAGTACATCAGCACGCTCTTCACGCTGACGGGTACGGAAGCTGCTAAGGCTCAGAAGCTGGCCGAAGATATACTGGCTCTGGAAACGAAAATCGCCGCTTCGCACCTGGGCCGGATCGAAATGCGGAATCCCATCGCTCAGTACAACAAATTTGCTACGAAGGATTTTGCCGCGAAAGTTCCGAACTTGGATCTGAACGCATTACTGACGACCCTGCGGATGAAAACCGACACGGTTATTGTCGGTCAACCCAAATACTACGAATACCTGAACACCATGCTTCCCAACGAAAACATCGAAACGCTGAAGGCGAAGATGAAGTTTTCGGTCATTAGTGGAGCATCGGCGAACCTGAGCAGTCCTTTCGTAAACGCCAATTTTGAATACGTAGGTAAAACGCTGAATGGTCAAAAAGTACAACAGGATCGCTGGAAACGTCTGTCGAGCCAGACCGACGGGATGCTGGGCGACTTACTGGGACAACTATACGTCGCCAAATACTTCAAGCCCGAATCCAAGAGACGCATGGACGAGCTGGTCGCGAACCTGCAGAAAGTATTCGAAACCCGCATCAAAGGCCTAGAGTGGATGACGGAAGAAACCAAACAGGAAGCCCTGAAGAAGTTACATTCCTTCACGCCGAAAATCGGGTACCCGACGAAGTGGAAAAACTACGATGGAGTAGTGGTGAAACGCGATGATTACTTCGGAAACCTGAAAGCTTTGAGCAAGTGGCGATACGACGAAATGATCAATCGGCTGGGTAAACCCGTTGATAAAACAGAATGGGGTATGACGCCTCCGACGGTAAACGCCTACTACAGCCCCGTACGCAACGAAATCGCCTTCCCGGCGGGTATTTTGCAATGGCCGTTCTTTGATCCCAATGCGGATGATGCCTTCAACTATGGAGCCATTGGAGCCGTTATTGGTCACGAAATGACGCACGGTTTCGACGATCAGGGTCGTCAATACAACTACATGGGAATGCTGAAAAACTGGTGGAAGAAAGAAGATGCCGACCAGTTCAAGCAGCGGGCTCAGTTGGTAATCGACCAGTTTGATGGCTACACTGTACTCGACAACCTGCACGTAAAAGGTCAGTTGACGCTGGGTGAAAACCTGGCTGATTTGGGTGGTCTGTCGGTATCGTACGCGGCTTTCAAAACGTATACGAAACAAGGCAAGTCCAACGAGAAAATTGACGGTTTCACGCCCGATCAGCGTTTCTTCCTGGCCTTTGCCCAAATCTGGCGTACAAAAACCCGCGATGAAGCCCTGCGTCTTCGCGTAAACACGGACCCGCACTCACCCGGTGAATTCCGTACGAATGGTCCGCTGTCGAACTTCGAACCTTTTTACGAAGCCTTCGGTGTGAAACCCGGCGATAAAATGTACCGTCCGGATGACATTCGGGCAAAAATCTGGTAA
- a CDS encoding SixA phosphatase family protein — protein MTKLLYLVRHAEAEQPAGTSYDFQRSLTPQGLIDAARMGRLLNEKPIQLDVLMSSPSERTRMTAQVLAEQLGFDFEKTQYIEDLYEGAPRYYLAAINAIPETVTSAMIVGHNPSVTYLSEYLCHEILGTVPPCGIIAIAFEQLSWAEVSSRTGRLIFYDSPEKLAGFDIS, from the coding sequence ATGACTAAACTACTTTATCTGGTTCGCCACGCCGAAGCCGAACAGCCCGCAGGTACATCTTACGATTTTCAGCGTTCGTTGACGCCCCAGGGTCTGATTGATGCCGCTCGTATGGGCCGCCTACTGAACGAAAAACCTATTCAACTCGACGTTCTCATGAGTAGTCCATCGGAGCGTACGCGAATGACCGCTCAGGTACTGGCCGAACAGTTGGGATTTGATTTTGAAAAAACGCAGTACATCGAAGATTTATACGAAGGAGCTCCACGCTATTATTTAGCGGCCATCAATGCCATTCCGGAAACGGTTACCTCGGCGATGATTGTCGGACATAACCCCAGCGTGACGTATTTGTCGGAATACCTCTGTCATGAAATTCTGGGTACGGTTCCCCCCTGTGGCATTATTGCCATTGCTTTCGAACAGCTCAGTTGGGCGGAGGTTTCCAGTCGTACGGGTCGGCTGATCTTTTACGATTCGCCGGAGAAATTGGCGGGATTTGATATTTCGTAA
- a CDS encoding peptide chain release factor 3: protein MSTIEQEIAKRRTFGIISHPDAGKTTLTEKLLLFGGAIQTAGAVKSNKIKKTATSDFMEIEKQRGISVATSVMTFEYDDLKINILDTPGHKDFAEDTYRTLTAVDSVILVIDCVKGVEEQTERLMEVCRMRNTPVIIFVNKMDREGQNPFDLLDELEQKLLIKVRPLTWPINIGQNFKGVYNLYDKSLNLFSVNKTRIERDIVAIDDLSSPQLDEQVGERDANQLREDVELIEGVYDTFDRDAYLRAEVAPVFFGSAVNNFGVQELLDTFCEIAPATQERQTDVRIIEPTEKKFSGFVFKIHANLDPKHRDRIAFLRVCSGIFERNKFYHHVRLDKGVRFSNPYNFMAQSKDVIDEAFPGDVVGLYDTGNFKIGDTLTEGEDFFFQGIPSFSPEIFKELINLDPLKSKQLEKGIQQLTDEGVAQLFLIQPGNRKVVGTVGELQFEVIQYRLEHEYGAKCRFDNMPISKACWITSEDPAKLQEYIRLKGPQIGYDKDEHPVFLAESEWMLRMNIQNNPDIKFHLTSEFKLAMEV, encoded by the coding sequence ATGAGCACCATCGAACAAGAAATTGCCAAACGCCGTACGTTTGGTATCATCTCTCACCCCGATGCCGGGAAAACGACCCTGACCGAGAAGCTGCTGCTGTTCGGAGGGGCTATCCAGACGGCAGGGGCGGTGAAGTCCAATAAAATTAAGAAAACAGCCACCTCCGATTTCATGGAAATTGAAAAGCAACGGGGAATTTCGGTGGCTACGTCGGTAATGACGTTTGAATATGATGATTTGAAAATTAACATTCTTGATACGCCGGGACACAAAGATTTTGCCGAAGATACCTACCGTACCTTAACGGCGGTGGATTCGGTAATTCTGGTAATTGACTGCGTAAAGGGCGTTGAGGAGCAAACGGAACGGTTAATGGAAGTATGCCGCATGCGGAATACACCCGTGATCATTTTCGTCAATAAAATGGATCGTGAAGGACAGAATCCTTTCGACTTGCTCGACGAACTGGAACAGAAACTGTTGATTAAAGTACGCCCGCTGACCTGGCCGATTAACATTGGTCAGAATTTCAAAGGGGTGTATAATCTGTACGATAAATCGCTGAACCTGTTTAGCGTAAACAAAACCCGGATCGAACGGGATATTGTAGCAATTGATGATCTGAGTTCACCCCAGCTTGACGAGCAGGTAGGCGAGCGGGATGCCAATCAACTGCGGGAGGATGTGGAACTCATTGAAGGCGTATACGATACCTTCGACCGCGATGCGTACCTGCGGGCTGAAGTGGCTCCCGTATTCTTCGGATCGGCGGTCAATAACTTCGGGGTACAGGAATTGCTGGATACGTTCTGCGAAATTGCTCCGGCTACCCAGGAACGCCAGACCGACGTACGGATCATCGAACCAACTGAGAAAAAATTCAGCGGTTTCGTCTTTAAAATTCACGCCAACCTCGACCCCAAACACCGCGACCGGATTGCGTTTCTTCGCGTATGTTCGGGTATTTTCGAGCGGAATAAGTTTTACCACCACGTACGGCTGGATAAAGGCGTACGGTTTTCGAACCCCTACAACTTCATGGCTCAGTCAAAAGACGTCATTGATGAGGCCTTTCCAGGGGATGTGGTAGGTTTGTACGATACCGGGAACTTCAAGATTGGGGATACCCTCACCGAAGGCGAAGATTTCTTCTTCCAGGGTATTCCGAGCTTTTCACCGGAAATTTTCAAGGAACTTATCAACCTGGATCCGCTGAAATCCAAGCAACTCGAAAAAGGGATTCAGCAGCTGACCGACGAAGGGGTAGCTCAGTTATTCCTGATTCAACCCGGTAACCGGAAGGTCGTAGGAACCGTAGGAGAACTACAATTTGAGGTAATCCAGTATCGTCTGGAGCACGAATACGGAGCCAAGTGTCGCTTTGATAACATGCCCATTTCGAAAGCCTGCTGGATCACGAGCGAGGACCCAGCTAAGTTGCAGGAGTATATTCGACTGAAGGGCCCACAGATTGGCTACGACAAAGACGAACACCCGGTGTTCCTGGCGGAATCGGAGTGGATGCTACGCATGAACATTCAAAATAACCCGGATATTAAATTCCACCTGACGTCAGAATTTAAGTTAGCCATGGAAGTTTGA
- a CDS encoding cation:dicarboxylate symporter family transporter — protein MKRLFTNLTFWVLTAITLGILLGHFAPEIALYPILDEPLKGHFMGQELSIGSTVSEFLSGIFISTVKLFINPIIFITITLGIISMGDLKKVGKVGAKALIYFEVVTTFALIIGVALAQLLRPGDGVVTNQVKGGDISKYTNTATDFSWWKFFGDNVTLQVLLVALILGSLLSNYSGRERVVKVLAFVSKYVFWGLHKVMLLAPVGAFGGMAYTISKYGIHTLLPLGKLMLTVYLTMACFVFGVLGLILRTYKLSIWQFLKYIKEELLIVLGTSSSEAALPSIMEKLERMGCSKPVVGLVVPAGYSFNLDGTTIYLSMATIFLAQVFHVHLSWEQILTIIGILMVTSKGAAGVTGSGFVVLASTLTAVKVIPVEGLALLLGVDRFMSEARAITNIIGNGVATVWIANNEKEFDRLKMEAAMKTES, from the coding sequence ATGAAACGCCTATTTACTAACTTAACCTTCTGGGTCCTAACCGCCATTACTTTAGGTATTTTACTCGGCCACTTTGCCCCCGAGATTGCCCTTTACCCCATTTTGGATGAACCACTGAAAGGCCATTTTATGGGCCAGGAACTCAGCATCGGCAGTACCGTGAGTGAATTCCTAAGCGGCATTTTTATCAGTACCGTCAAGCTCTTCATCAATCCTATTATTTTCATCACTATTACGCTGGGAATTATCAGCATGGGCGACTTGAAAAAAGTCGGTAAAGTAGGAGCCAAAGCCCTGATTTACTTCGAAGTAGTTACCACTTTCGCCCTGATTATCGGCGTAGCTCTGGCTCAACTCTTACGGCCCGGCGACGGGGTCGTAACCAATCAGGTGAAGGGCGGCGATATCTCCAAATACACCAATACCGCTACCGATTTTAGCTGGTGGAAGTTTTTCGGCGACAATGTAACCTTGCAGGTATTACTCGTGGCGTTGATACTGGGATCTCTGCTCAGTAATTATTCGGGACGTGAACGGGTGGTTAAAGTCCTGGCGTTTGTTTCCAAATACGTGTTCTGGGGTTTGCACAAAGTCATGCTACTGGCTCCGGTAGGAGCTTTTGGTGGGATGGCATATACCATTAGCAAATACGGAATTCACACCCTGTTACCTCTGGGCAAGCTTATGTTGACGGTGTACCTCACGATGGCCTGTTTCGTTTTTGGCGTACTCGGCCTCATTCTGCGTACCTACAAGCTCAGCATCTGGCAGTTTCTCAAGTACATTAAAGAAGAACTACTCATCGTACTCGGTACGTCCTCTTCCGAAGCAGCCCTGCCTTCCATTATGGAAAAACTCGAACGGATGGGTTGTTCCAAACCCGTAGTCGGACTGGTAGTACCGGCGGGTTACTCATTCAACCTGGACGGTACAACGATTTATTTATCAATGGCGACCATTTTTCTGGCTCAGGTCTTTCATGTACACCTGAGCTGGGAACAGATTCTGACCATCATTGGGATTCTGATGGTAACTTCTAAAGGGGCCGCTGGCGTTACGGGGAGTGGCTTTGTGGTACTGGCCTCTACGCTGACGGCGGTGAAGGTAATTCCGGTGGAAGGACTGGCCCTGTTGCTGGGCGTTGATCGTTTCATGTCGGAAGCCCGGGCCATTACAAACATCATTGGGAATGGCGTTGCCACTGTATGGATTGCCAACAATGAGAAAGAATTCGACCGGCTGAAAATGGAAGCCGCGATGAAAACGGAATCCTAA
- a CDS encoding MarR family winged helix-turn-helix transcriptional regulator has translation MKAEKTVDFHIKTAWYAISRMYNSSAAKVDMSMAVGYVLLNVDKNGTPATKIAPLLGLEPRSLTRMLKTLEEKGWIYRQTDAEDKRVVNVFLTEEGKKKRDFAREGVLEFNEAIYQRVGEEKLQVFFEVMREIQRVVDAENISMRAEALKNKVFGDTTL, from the coding sequence ATGAAAGCTGAAAAAACCGTAGACTTCCACATCAAGACTGCCTGGTACGCAATCAGCCGGATGTACAATTCCAGTGCTGCCAAAGTGGATATGAGTATGGCGGTGGGGTATGTGCTATTGAACGTAGATAAAAATGGTACACCCGCAACCAAAATTGCTCCACTCTTGGGCCTTGAACCGCGTTCGTTGACGCGTATGCTGAAGACGCTCGAGGAGAAGGGCTGGATTTACCGCCAGACCGATGCTGAAGATAAACGCGTCGTAAATGTATTTCTAACCGAAGAAGGCAAGAAAAAGCGGGACTTTGCCCGCGAAGGGGTTCTGGAGTTCAACGAAGCCATTTATCAGCGGGTGGGCGAAGAGAAGTTACAGGTTTTCTTTGAAGTGATGCGGGAGATTCAGCGGGTCGTCGACGCTGAAAATATCAGCATGCGGGCTGAAGCTCTCAAAAACAAGGTATTTGGCGATACTACACTCTAA
- a CDS encoding DUF2721 domain-containing protein: protein MELTLSTPALLFSTASLLLLGFTNRFTATAKVIRDLHAEYRVDPKSMNNIILIEQIRSLQFRVLLIRNMQFLGVSSLFLSILCMIFIYLEYQVAAGWIFGIALFLQAGALAISVFEITISIEALKIELSDMEHVLGQQSTVRRLRDVLRWINRKKR, encoded by the coding sequence ATGGAATTAACCTTATCCACACCAGCACTTTTGTTTTCAACGGCATCGCTGCTGCTGCTCGGATTTACGAATCGTTTTACCGCTACGGCTAAAGTCATTCGGGATTTGCACGCCGAGTACCGCGTGGATCCCAAATCCATGAATAACATTATTCTCATCGAACAGATTCGCTCGCTGCAATTTCGGGTTCTACTGATTCGGAATATGCAGTTTTTGGGCGTTAGTAGCCTGTTCCTGAGTATTTTATGTATGATTTTTATTTATCTCGAATACCAAGTAGCGGCGGGCTGGATTTTTGGTATTGCCTTGTTTTTACAGGCGGGAGCCCTGGCGATTTCTGTTTTCGAGATTACCATTTCCATCGAAGCCCTCAAGATTGAACTTTCGGATATGGAACACGTCCTCGGTCAGCAGTCAACCGTACGACGATTACGCGACGTACTCCGCTGGATCAATCGGAAGAAACGCTGA